One genomic window of Parabacteroides pacaensis includes the following:
- a CDS encoding OstA-like protein translates to MKFAKIYMWGKRRLLLVGILCLSLVLFAQNQQDSIPSSQKNFISSSQQDSITQKNEQKVKIDLENADVWEFDEERMPDAQILVGNVVFRQDSSYMYCDSAYFYEKTNSLDAFGNVRMEQGDTLFIYGDLLFYDGNTKIARLRENIRMENQDVTLFTDSLNYDRNINIGYYFNGGLIVDSENELSSYYGQYSPDTKIAIFNDSVRLENPKFVLYSDTLHYNTENKVATILGSSTIVSDSSVVHSSRGWFDTINNTSKLYDRSEIVSGPKILIGDSIYYNRALGIGEAFGNMILRDTTQKAVLEGNYGYFNNPEGIAFATDSAKFLEYSQGDTLFLHADTLQMITLDSISREIKAYYGVRFYRTDMQGVCDSMQYNTQDSILYMYKEPVLWNETYQLYGDTILIYTNDSTIDFAHVKQFAFAAQEMDSSYYNQLKGNDLKAFFSNQKIDRIEVAGNAESIFYPLEDDGSKIGMNETKSGFLNIWVKDNKLEKLKIWPSPQGTLTPIPDLDPSKKTLKNFEWYDYLRPKDKDDIFQVVERKSLDIPKQNNDIFKHTYD, encoded by the coding sequence ATGAAGTTTGCTAAAATATATATGTGGGGGAAACGAAGATTATTGCTTGTAGGTATTTTATGCCTCTCTCTGGTTCTGTTTGCGCAAAATCAGCAGGATTCTATTCCTTCCTCGCAAAAAAATTTCATTTCCTCCTCTCAGCAAGACTCCATAACTCAAAAAAATGAGCAAAAAGTAAAAATTGATTTAGAGAATGCGGATGTATGGGAATTTGACGAAGAACGAATGCCTGATGCTCAAATACTAGTTGGAAATGTTGTTTTTCGGCAAGATAGTTCTTATATGTATTGCGATAGTGCTTACTTTTATGAAAAGACAAATTCTTTAGATGCTTTTGGTAATGTTAGGATGGAGCAGGGAGATACCCTTTTTATTTATGGGGATTTATTGTTTTATGATGGGAATACAAAGATTGCAAGATTACGTGAAAATATACGAATGGAAAATCAAGATGTAACTTTGTTTACTGATAGTCTAAATTATGATCGAAATATTAATATTGGTTATTACTTTAATGGAGGATTGATTGTTGATTCAGAAAATGAATTATCTTCTTATTATGGACAGTATTCTCCGGACACAAAGATTGCTATTTTTAATGATAGTGTCCGATTAGAAAATCCTAAGTTCGTATTATATTCTGATACATTACATTACAATACAGAAAATAAAGTAGCTACGATACTTGGTTCTTCTACTATAGTTTCAGATAGTAGTGTGGTGCATTCTTCTCGAGGATGGTTTGATACGATAAACAATACTTCAAAGTTATATGATCGTTCGGAAATAGTTTCTGGACCCAAAATTTTGATAGGAGATTCTATTTATTATAATAGAGCGTTGGGTATAGGAGAAGCTTTTGGAAATATGATTTTACGAGATACTACGCAAAAAGCTGTTTTGGAAGGAAACTATGGTTATTTTAATAATCCAGAGGGAATCGCGTTTGCTACAGATAGTGCTAAATTTTTAGAATATTCACAAGGCGATACTTTGTTTCTTCATGCCGATACCTTACAAATGATAACTTTGGATTCCATAAGTAGAGAAATTAAAGCTTATTATGGAGTTCGTTTTTATCGAACTGATATGCAAGGTGTATGTGATTCTATGCAGTATAATACTCAGGATTCGATATTATATATGTATAAAGAGCCCGTATTGTGGAATGAAACTTATCAGTTATATGGAGATACTATATTAATATATACAAATGATAGTACGATTGATTTTGCTCATGTCAAGCAATTTGCATTTGCGGCTCAGGAGATGGATTCCTCTTACTATAATCAGTTAAAAGGGAATGATTTAAAAGCTTTTTTTAGTAATCAAAAAATTGATCGGATAGAAGTAGCAGGAAATGCAGAGTCTATTTTTTATCCATTAGAAGATGATGGTTCAAAAATTGGAATGAATGAAACAAAGAGTGGATTCCTTAATATATGGGTGAAAGATAATAAACTAGAGAAATTGAAAATTTGGCCTAGTCCCCAGGGAACGTTAACTCCAATTCCCGATTTAGATCCTTCTAAAAAGACATTGAAAAATTTTGAATGGTATGATTATCTTCGTCCCAAGGATAAAGATGATATTTTTCAAGTAGTTGAAAGAAAAAGTTTAGATATTCCTAAACAAAATAATGATATATTTAAACATACATACGATTAA
- the mutL gene encoding DNA mismatch repair endonuclease MutL: MSDIIHLLPDSIANQIAAGEVIQRPASVVKELVENAVDAGALFIQVIIKDAGKTLIQVIDDGKGMSETDARMAFERHATSKIKSSNDLFSLRTMGFRGEALASIAAVACVELRTRLKGAELGTYLVIAGSEVQSSEPTACCEGSIFSVKNLFFNVPARRKFLKSNETEFRNIIIEFERIALVNPEIAFKLFHNDVEIFNLPISGIRQRILNIYGKNLNQKLLSLDVETSLVKISGFIGRPDSAKKRGALQFFFVNGRFMKHSYFHKAIIQAYEQLVPIGEMPNYFIYFSLDPSTIDVNIHPTKTEIKFENEQAIWQILLAVTKEALAKSNAVPSINFDMEDSLDIPVYNVSRNLSLENQVPKVQLNTDYNPFDSPSYDVQKRPEFDWEKLYQGFENDRANIQQEGDRNLLIEKNDIEDTRAIEIQSAGTLFTEIGSPYYQYKLKYIITSLKSGLVIIDQHRAHIRILYDQYIANINQQQGISQKVIFPEIVEFTVSEAAMLAGLLNDLYYIGFDLSNLGNNSYAINGLPPGIENKSPVELIKDIVNRAIETGGGVKEEICKSMALTLANAAAIPYGKVLSNEEMDHLIAELFSSTSSSYTPDGKIIITVLSEDELEKRFK, translated from the coding sequence ATGAGTGACATAATCCATTTGTTGCCGGATAGTATAGCAAATCAAATTGCTGCCGGAGAAGTTATTCAGAGGCCTGCTTCTGTTGTAAAAGAATTAGTTGAAAATGCAGTAGATGCCGGTGCCCTTTTCATTCAGGTCATAATAAAAGATGCTGGAAAAACTTTAATCCAGGTGATTGATGATGGGAAGGGGATGTCGGAAACAGATGCCCGAATGGCGTTTGAACGTCATGCTACATCTAAAATCAAGTCTTCTAATGACTTGTTTTCTTTGCGTACTATGGGTTTTAGAGGAGAAGCATTGGCTTCTATTGCTGCAGTAGCTTGTGTAGAATTGCGTACGCGGTTAAAGGGGGCGGAATTAGGAACGTATTTAGTTATTGCCGGGTCTGAAGTCCAGAGCTCAGAACCAACAGCTTGTTGTGAAGGAAGCATATTTTCTGTAAAAAACTTATTTTTTAATGTGCCTGCTCGGCGTAAATTTTTGAAATCTAACGAAACAGAATTTCGAAATATTATTATTGAATTCGAACGAATAGCTTTAGTAAATCCAGAAATAGCATTTAAATTATTTCACAATGATGTAGAGATATTTAATTTACCTATCTCTGGAATAAGGCAACGAATATTAAACATTTATGGAAAGAATCTAAATCAAAAACTCCTTTCTTTAGACGTAGAAACTTCTTTAGTTAAGATTTCTGGATTTATTGGTCGACCAGATTCAGCTAAGAAAAGAGGTGCTTTACAATTCTTTTTTGTAAATGGTCGTTTTATGAAGCATTCTTATTTTCATAAAGCTATTATTCAAGCTTATGAACAATTAGTACCTATTGGAGAAATGCCGAATTATTTTATTTATTTTTCTTTGGATCCTTCTACCATTGACGTAAATATTCATCCTACTAAAACAGAGATTAAGTTTGAAAATGAACAAGCAATTTGGCAAATTTTACTAGCTGTAACTAAAGAAGCATTAGCCAAATCAAATGCAGTTCCTTCTATAAATTTTGATATGGAAGATTCTCTAGATATTCCTGTATATAACGTTTCTAGAAATTTATCTTTAGAAAACCAAGTTCCTAAAGTTCAATTAAATACTGATTACAATCCTTTTGATTCACCTTCTTATGATGTGCAAAAACGTCCAGAATTCGATTGGGAAAAATTGTATCAAGGATTCGAAAATGATCGGGCAAACATCCAGCAAGAAGGAGATAGAAATCTTTTGATTGAAAAAAATGATATAGAAGATACTAGAGCGATAGAAATTCAGTCAGCAGGTACGTTATTTACGGAGATAGGTAGTCCGTATTATCAATATAAATTAAAATATATTATTACCTCTCTTAAATCAGGATTAGTTATTATTGATCAACATCGGGCTCATATAAGAATTTTATATGATCAGTATATCGCTAACATAAATCAGCAACAAGGTATTTCTCAAAAAGTAATATTCCCTGAGATAGTAGAGTTTACAGTATCTGAAGCTGCTATGTTGGCTGGTTTATTAAATGATCTGTATTACATAGGATTTGATTTGAGTAATTTAGGGAATAATAGCTATGCAATTAATGGGTTACCGCCTGGCATAGAAAATAAATCTCCTGTGGAATTAATAAAGGATATTGTGAATCGAGCTATAGAAACAGGAGGAGGAGTAAAAGAAGAAATTTGTAAATCCATGGCTTTAACCTTAGCTAACGCAGCTGCAATACCTTATGGTAAAGTTCTTTCAAATGAAGAAATGGATCATTTGATTGCAGAGTTATTTTCTTCTACTTCATCGAGTTATACTCCTGATGGAAAAATAATTATCACAGTTTTATCTGAAGATGAATTGGAAAAACGATTTAAATAG